The Aphis gossypii isolate Hap1 chromosome 3, ASM2018417v2, whole genome shotgun sequence genome includes a region encoding these proteins:
- the LOC126551095 gene encoding 52 kDa repressor of the inhibitor of the protein kinase-like: protein MKRSINDYFVSKVRCVKNSSNVTNNRDVSVSNLTQVPDKDEQNVILSTPVPKNSSIFDIKLFIDKKLTKTEKTEALNTIWTPGKNYDFPITLYGSKNLKFQMSWFDKWSWIAYSGLDDGIYCKYCVLFCVKQGGKGGQSLGQLCTQPLKNWKHAIQKLKSHEAREESSVYDQINKVAKKQKDDNRKIISPVIQSVILCGRQGIALRGHQDCGPLKLTEPSENDGNFRALLRFYLNATQVSGDNTHVLLRENCKKNAQYYNSDDGKMHEDFLKFVPIYEVNGRNLANIIVEELKNMNIEVNNLRGQGYDGAAVMSGKMNGVAVLVKKEYPTALYIHCSSHNLNLSISYSCNIPEIRNTMGTIESGYLFLNTPKRQIVFSEKLNLFKEEEKLKDDGCQSKKLKLKRLCPTRWVERHNSVEIFYDFLPVILSSLEEMITWSDKDTATKANQLLLALQASEFNISLKQNIDLCEAINHINIIIKELMTIRENAETVFSDLFKIIVTQSKEMDIEIKIPRLAKRQKHRCNIMMNTPEEYYRVSIFIPFIESIIEQLNDRFNNHREIISGFQALIDYNIKTDLQQLVHFYQNDIECYDKVVIEINLWHRFLRENNIKPTSALDALSKCNPDFYKNVYTLLHILVVLPVTSCEAERTFSSLKRIKNYLRNTNSENRLNGLANLNIHREVPVTVEEVINILSEENRRLDFTL from the exons ATGAAACGAAGTATAAATGACTATTTTGTATCAAAAGTGAGGTGTGTAAAGAATAGTTCtaatgtaacaaataatagaGATGTTTCggtttcaaatttaacacaagttCCAGACAAAGAcgaacaaaatgttattttgagTACTCCGGTGCCTAAAAATTCtagtatatttgatataaaactattcattgataaaaaattgacGAAAACCGAAAAAACGGAagcattaaatacaatttggaCGCCaggtaaaaattatgattttcctATTACGCTTTATggtagtaaaaatttaaaatttcaaatgtcgTGGTTTGATAAATGGAGTTGGATTGCATATAGTGGTTTAGATGATGGCATTTATTgcaaatattgtgtattgtttTGCGTCAAACAAGGTGGGAAAGGAGGCCAATCGCTTGGGCAGCTTTGCACTCAACcattaaaaaattggaaaCACGCAATTCAAAAGCTTAAATCGCACGAAGCta GGGAAGAGTCTTCTGTGTATGaccaaattaataaagtagcaaaaaaacaaaaagacgATAATAGGAAAATTATTAGCCCTGTAATTCAATCAGTTATACTCTGTGGTCGTCAGGGAATTGCCTTAAGAGGCCACCAAGATTGTGGtccattaaaattaactgaaCCAAGTGAAAATGATGGCAATTTTCGTGCTTTActtcgattttatttaaatgcaacTCAAGTTTCGGGAGACAATACTCATGTTTTATTGCgggaaaattgtaaaaaaaacgcGCA GTATTATAATTCTGATGATGGGAAAATGCACGAAGACTTCTTAAaatttgtacctatttatgaaGTTAATGGTAGGAATTTAGCAAATATTATAGtggaagaattaaaaaatatgaatattgaagtaaataatttgCGGGGCCAGGGATACGATGGCGCTGCTGTTATGAGTGGTAAAATGAATGGCGTTGCCGTACTGGTTAAAAAAGAATATCCTACAGCACTTTATATACACTGTAGTTCTCACAACTTAAACTTATCAATATCGTATTCTTGTAATATACCTGAAATAAGAAATACCATGGGTACAATTGAAAgtggatatttatttttaaacactccAAAAAGACAAATAGTTTTCagtgaaaaattgaatttatttaaagaagaaGAAAAGTTGAAAGATGATGGGTGTCaatcaaaaaaactaaaactgaAACGCCTTTGTCCAACGCGATGGGTGGAACGACATAATTCGgtggaaatattttatgattttttacctGTTATTTTGAGTAGCTTAGAAGAAATGATCACGTGGTCCGATAAGGATACGGCCACGAAAGCTAATCAACTACTTTTAGCTTTACAGGCttctgaatttaatattagtctg AagcaaaatattgatttatgcGAAGCCATtaaccatattaatattataataaaagagtTAATGACTATCCGAGAAAATGCTGAAACTGTCTTCAgtgatttattcaaaataattgtaacacAATCAAAAGAAATggatatagaaattaaaattccaaGACTTGCCAAAAGACAAAAACACCGATGCAATATAATGATGAACACACCTGAAGAATATTATAGAGTAAGCATTTTTATTCCATTCATTGAGTCTATTATTGAACAGTTAAACGACCGATTTAATAATCACAGAGAAATAATATCTGGGTTTCAAGcgttaattgattataatattaaaactgatCTTCAGCaacttgtacatttttatcaaaatgataTCGAATGCTATGATAAAGtagttatagaaattaatttatggcaTAGGTTTTtaagagaaaataatattaaacccaCGAGTGCATTAGACGCACTATCAAAATGTAAtcctgatttttataaaaatgtatataccttATTGCACATCCTTGTTGTTCTACCTGTTACATCGTGTGAAGCGGAACGAACATTCTCATCACTCAAgagaattaaaaactatttaagaaACACTAATTCTGAAAATAGGTTGAATGGTTTGGCTAATCTTAATATTCACCGAGAAGTCCCAGTAACAGTGGaagaagttataaatatattatctgaaGAAAACCGGCGCTTAGATTTTacactatag